A segment of the Aridibaculum aurantiacum genome:
TTGCACAAGTTGGTGGAGAACGAACGCAAGGCTACGTACGAATCCATAAAGAAGTACCAGCAGACCTATTATCCTGTTTGGAAGCCGGAGTATGAGCAATATGCTAAAGCCCAGGCGGATGCATATGAGCATGGTGATAAAGCACAGAATGCGGTGGTGAATGCACTTACTTACCAGATGATATATGACCAGCCGGTGGTGCATCATTTTAAATATGTAAAGGCGCCAACGCTGCTGTTACTTGGGCAGGAGGATAGGACGGTCGTGGGTAATAACCTATTGACAGAAGCGCAGAAGAAACAATATGGACATTATCCTTCATTAGGTAAAAAAGCAAAGGCAGCATTCACAAATGCACGCCTGGTAGAACTACAGGGAGTTAGCCATATACCGCATATACAAACGTTGCCATTGTTTATGAAACACCTGTTGCAGTTTTTGAAGCAGAAGTGATGCTATAAGGAAGTAGCAACCAATATCAGTAGGATCTACTACTGGTAAGGGTTTCAGACATAACAGCTACTACATTTCATTTTTACTTTTTACCTTCTTTTCGTTACTTGCTATAAATAACAAAGAATGCAGGTGAGAATTCTTTTGGTGGTAATGATGCTTACTGCAACCATAGCAAAGGCGCAAACAACAGGTATCGTATATTTCAATTTTAATAGTACCTCTCTTACTGGTGAAGCACGAGCAGAGTTAAATAAATTGGTAGCTGGTAATAAGCTGCAGTCGCTTGGCATCTTCGGTCATACCGACCAGGTAGGCACCGATGAATACAATGAATGGCTGTCGCTACAGCGTGCAAGGGCAGTACGGGATTATCTTGAAAGCAGGGGCGTGAATGCCGGAAGAATAAGCGTAGTGATGGGTTGTGGTGCAAGGCGATTGATCAGCGATGGCAAAGATGATCTCTCGATGCAGCTTAACCGCAGGGTTGTTTTGATGAACAATTATAAGCCTACAGATATTGATAAAGAAATTGCAGCCAGGCAAGCTACCATAACTGAGCGTCCGAATATGAATGCTACTTCAAGCACAGCAGAAGCTGCAGTACCTGCACCAACAGCAAACAAAGCGCAACCTACCATACCACAGCAACCCATAGCAAAAGGAACAGAGCCGGTAAAGAGAGAAGAGCCTGTAGTAAAACAACAACGCAGTGAAAGATTAGTAGAGGATATACAGGATAAAGCAACAAAGGCGGGTGAGCATATTGTGTTGAAGAATATCAATTTTCACCCAGGCAGAAATGTGTTTTTAGAAAATGCCTATCCTGCGCTGCAAGACCTGGCTGAGGCAATGCAAAAGATCCCTACACTGGAAATAGAGATACAGGGCCATGTATGTTGTACTGAAGATGAAACGGATGCATTGGATATAGTAACGGGAATACATAATCTTTCTACCAGCAGGGCCAAAGCTGTATATGATTACCTGTTACAAAAAGGCATAGCTCAAAGCCGGGTCAGCTTCAAAGGGCTGGCAAGGCAATACCCACTGGTGAAGGTGGAGCAAAATGAAGATGACAGGATCATGAACAGGCGGGTAGAGATAAAGATCCTCCGCAAGTAGTTGGTCATCTACAGTCTTTCCTGTGACGCTTCTATTACATTTGCTGGTCAATGAAATTCGCTTCCCAACATTTGCAATCGGCTACCGCTATTCTTGAAGCATATGATGGCGCTGTGCCCCTGCATCATTTTCTTAAAGGATATTTCGCTGCCAATAAAAAATATGGTTCTAAAGATCGAAGATCTATCAGCCATCTGTGCTATGCCTATTTCAGGTTAGGCCATGCTGTGAAAGAATTGGCCGCTGCAGAAAGAATAACCATTGCACTATACTTATCTGCTGCTGATGAATGGAAGGTTTTGTTTCCTGCAGGATGGCAACTTCATGATAATATGGAAGCAAGGCTGGAGCAGGTAAAGCAGCAATACCCCATGTTTGCTGTAGAAGATATATTCCCTTTTCATCCTGTTTCTGAAGGTTTGAAACTTACCGCTTTTAGTTTGTCGCACCTCAGGCAGCCAAAGCTGTTTATAAGAACAAGGCCAGGTAAGACGAAAGCAGTGCAAGCAAAACTTGATGCTGCAAATATAGCTTATGAGCAACCTGCTGAAAACATCTTTTCGTTCACCAACAACACACGATTAGAGGATGTACTAACGCTGCATAAAGAGTACGTGGTGCAAGACCTGAGTTCGCAACGTGTTGGCAATATGATGAAGCTGCCGGTTGGTGCTGGCACTGTTTGGGATTGTTGTGCAGCAAGTGGAGGCAAGGCCATTATGGCTTACGACCTTTTGCAAGTGCAAAAGCTGCTGGTAACAGATGTTCGCGATTCTATTATTAAAAATCTTGTAGCGCGGTTTAGGGAAAGTGGCATCAGGAATTATAACCACCTGGTAGTTGATGTAACCAATGAGGCTGCAGTAAAAAAGGCACTGGGTAAACAGTTGTTCAACCTGGTGATCTGCGATGCGCCTTGCAGTGGTAGCGGCACATGGGGAAGAACACCAGAGCAACTTTATTATTTTAGTACGGATAAAATAAAACACTACAGCGAGCTGCAGAAAAAGATAGCTGTTAATGCTGCTCAACACGTTGCTGCAGGAGGTTATTTCCTCTATATCACCTGTTCGGTTTTACAACAGGAAAATGAAGATGTGGTAGATTGGATACTAAAGCATACGCCACTGCAGCTGGCAAAAAAGGAGCTACTAAAAGGTTATGATGAATATGCAGATTCTATGTTTGCAGCTTTGTT
Coding sequences within it:
- a CDS encoding OmpA family protein, which encodes MQVRILLVVMMLTATIAKAQTTGIVYFNFNSTSLTGEARAELNKLVAGNKLQSLGIFGHTDQVGTDEYNEWLSLQRARAVRDYLESRGVNAGRISVVMGCGARRLISDGKDDLSMQLNRRVVLMNNYKPTDIDKEIAARQATITERPNMNATSSTAEAAVPAPTANKAQPTIPQQPIAKGTEPVKREEPVVKQQRSERLVEDIQDKATKAGEHIVLKNINFHPGRNVFLENAYPALQDLAEAMQKIPTLEIEIQGHVCCTEDETDALDIVTGIHNLSTSRAKAVYDYLLQKGIAQSRVSFKGLARQYPLVKVEQNEDDRIMNRRVEIKILRK
- a CDS encoding Fmu (Sun) domain-containing protein: MKFASQHLQSATAILEAYDGAVPLHHFLKGYFAANKKYGSKDRRSISHLCYAYFRLGHAVKELAAAERITIALYLSAADEWKVLFPAGWQLHDNMEARLEQVKQQYPMFAVEDIFPFHPVSEGLKLTAFSLSHLRQPKLFIRTRPGKTKAVQAKLDAANIAYEQPAENIFSFTNNTRLEDVLTLHKEYVVQDLSSQRVGNMMKLPVGAGTVWDCCAASGGKAIMAYDLLQVQKLLVTDVRDSIIKNLVARFRESGIRNYNHLVVDVTNEAAVKKALGKQLFNLVICDAPCSGSGTWGRTPEQLYYFSTDKIKHYSELQKKIAVNAAQHVAAGGYFLYITCSVLQQENEDVVDWILKHTPLQLAKKELLKGYDEYADSMFAALFVAPA